The Engraulis encrasicolus isolate BLACKSEA-1 chromosome 24, IST_EnEncr_1.0, whole genome shotgun sequence DNA window CAAAGCTATACGCTGACTAAACAGTTGACGGTGGGAGTTATGATTGAATCTACGTACACTACTGACAATTTGCATCACTGAGTTAGTATTGCTGATATATACAAGTGCAAGCTTTAGGTAACATGGCATAGTTTTCATTAGCTGAAAGAATATAGCCGCCATGAAGCATGATgtctatatatttatatattacattatCAACATGTTTGTACAAGTATGGAATATCATCCagtgttttgattttgttttggcaACTCTTGATTATAATTCTAGTTCCAATCTACAGAGGTAAATGGATCAAaatgttctgtttttttcccctccaaagAATAAGACTTGTTTAATCCTTGTAAACATGAAAGCACAAAAGGGTTTGAAAGCAAATCCTGAAAGACTCTGCGTGGATGAAAGTGTCTTTCGTTTGTGAGAGAATAAATCCAATGACAGGGACGAGCTGAAACACCAACAAAAATCACTTCATGGCAAAAAGAAATCCACAGAACAGTGCCTTAAGTACGTAGAGGTTTTTtcagaaatggaagaaaaaaactaTTAACTGGTGATGTGGtgggaaaaaaatgagaaaaaatgtTGTTAATGTAGAACGGCCATCGAGTCCCTGTTGTGAtagtttctctgtctgtgtgtgtgtgtgtgtgtatcagtgtccCCGGTAAGTAGTTCAAGCATAGAAGATGAGCTCTGGGATTTGTCCGCCTTGCACGCCTGTCCCGTTGGTACTGTCCGACGAGCATTGAAACTGGAACGTCACCTTCCCACACTGCACCTCTGTCATCCCCTCCTGTCCAAAGTAGCTCAGCTCGTTCCCGTCCAGCACCACGCTGGCCGTGTAGAACGTGTCCGGTTCTATCTGCACGGGGTACTCGAACCAGACGGGGAACGTGTTGCTGGACCCGTCCGAGAAGTACTTGCTGAGGTTCTGTCCCAGCAGCACCCCTTGCCGCTTCAGCTCGATCTTGGCGCTGTACTCCGCCGAGCCGCAGCTCGACCCGTACAGGCCGAAGCCGGCGATGAAGACCCGCTTGTCCACGGCGAACTGGATGCTGTCGCAGCGGCCGCGGTAGCGCCACTGGTTGCTGCGGTAGGCGCAGGACTGGAAGCGGTGGCAGCGCTGCGGCGTCAGGCCTTTGCGCGGCTTGCAGGCGAACTGCAGCTCGGGCTTCTTGGCCGCCGTGTACCACAGGAAGATGTCGTTGGTCTCGTTGAGCGTCAGCACGCCGGACTGCGCGGCGCTGTTGGCAAAGTCGTCCAGGCCCATGGTGGGCACGCGGATCAGGAAGACGGCCTTGCCCAGCACCTTGCGCTTGTTGTCGATGGACACCGTCAGCTCCTGCCGCTGGCACTCGGCCTCCGCCCAGCTCAGCGCCGCCTCGAACACCACGATCTCCTTGGCGTTGAGCGTCTCGCGCCGCAGGATGCTCTCCAGCGTGATCACGTCGATGTCGCAGAAGCCCTCGGACTTGAGCGCCAGCTCGGCCTGGGCGTCGATGACCTCCCAGCAGCGCTGCGTCAGGTCGGGCTCCTCGAAGAGACAGCTCTGGGAGAGCAGCACGCAGGCGTTCTTGGCGCTCAGCGACGTCTCCAGGAAGTTGACGCAGGCGCGGGCCAGGTGCGGCACGATGTACTTCTTGGCGGCATACAGCGTGGCGAGCACGGTGTCGGCACACAGGTCGATCTCATCACAGTAAATGTACCTGCACATGGCACAAGGGGGAGGAAGACAAGTTCAACATCTGCTCTGCTGTAAGCACTTATGTTCCACTATTGGGAAATTAGACCTTAACTTCCCTATACGGATAGGTAAAGTCCCTTAACTCTACTCTTACTACCATTGCTACTACAGGAAGGAAATGCTGCTCTTTTAATGCACATAATTAGGCCATGATGACTACTAAAGTTGTATAATGAGGGGCATAAGTATGTAATACAGTTTTAAATATCTGCATATTGGTAGGCTACTAAACAGAAAGGAAAGAGTAGTCTCTCTTTTCAGTCTGATGTCTCACATCTAACTCCTCAATATGGGGCAGCGAAGCCTGTGATATTTTCGGAAGCCCCACAAGCTCTGCAAGTGACCCAAAAGTTTGCCCTTGGACCAGCTGTTGGGGGTTGTGATGAAGCTGTGGTGTGTGCTTGCGGCCTCGCTACCATTACTACGTGGCACTGGAGTCAAGCACATGTAGGAGAAGACTAACAGTAGGGCATGCCCGATGAGACAACATAGCGCAGGCAAACCTCTTCATGACATGAATCATCCATTTTGTTTCCGGGCCATTGAAAAAAACAGACCCTCTGCTACTCTCCATGATCATGGTACTCAGAGATTGACATTCTTTTGTGCAAACTGCGGGCTTTACGTGTGCTATTTCCTGAATGCATTTGATGTCACAGACTCACAAGGCCCTGTTTGCAGTTGGTCCTACATATTGCTCTGACAGTATTACGCTTCCATGTTTATTAAGCAGCCCTTGTTGTTGTGTTGGTATAGCGGGATGTTGAAAAATAGCCGTGTAATAAAAAGCTTTCAGTAGGCAGAGTGGGAGAGGTGAGCACTGTTACATTATTCCACCTACTCACAAACTCTGCTGCTGCGCTACTCCATAACAGGAACCAATATTCATGAGagcgggagagaaggaggagagagagagagagagaaagtaagagagagggagagagagagagaaagagagagagtaagagagagaaagagagaatgtgcagGATAGAGGGAGAATGAAAGCAACAGAGAAGGTGACAGAtaggaagggaaagaaagacagggaagaaaaaaggagagaaagaaagatatctTGCCATTTCTCAAGGGGGGCATAGAGTGGAGAACACAAAGCAAGGGGTTCTGGGTGTGATGTATCAAACACTTCTGACAAGGCTGCACTGGGGGAAGTGAAGCGCTGCTGGTGGAGAAATCTTTTCTGATGACGTCCCCATCCCTCCAGTTACCCACACAGGCCCATATAAACGCCACACTCAATTAAACTTGCACAGATACTCACTACTCTGCAGTGCAGTTTAATGTCACGACCTAATTAAATTTTAATGGATGTGCCTTGATGCATAAAAATTCAAATTTCTGCTTACGCTACATATTCTGCTTTGCGGCCAATGGTGATGGTCAACAGGCTTAATgatgggatgggtgtgtgtgcattgtatgaATGAGTAAAATATATGTACACTTAACtgacagagtttttttttaatcagcggAAACAGCTGAAGCAATCGAAGTATCAGATCTCCCTAAGGTTCCTAGGAAATGAAATTATCCGTCGGTcccatttgttaaaattaaagcCTATGTGCTGTGGTGAGTCTTACTCACAGGAACTTAAATTCCTCTTGAAGCTAGACCGATTTTAACGGCAGTGAACCTGCGGGCTGGGAGgtggaaaaaaaatcaatcagATTCTGCTTAGTCTATTAACCTCCTGGAGAAGGCCCAATGAAAGGTGcttttaaatgttcaaagtgATTTCTATTATTCTGCGCTCTGTTGGAACCGGTGACAAGTGAATAATCTGTATGGTACTCGAgagaaggcaaggcaaagcaagcaGGGCACAGCTGATATAGAGGCAAAACAGACATGAAGTGACAtttatgaagggagagagagagagagagagagagagagagagagagagagagagagatagagagagagaaagagaaaaagagagacagagatagcgtGGAAAGAAAAGGATCAAACGAGCAAGGGAGAAagggagcaagacagagagagagagagagacagacagagaaagagagagacagagaaagagagagacagagatagcgtAGAAAGAAAGAGGGCAAGACTTACTTCAGCATGGCCAGAAAGGCAGCAGGTTCCACGTCAGGAATCCTGATCTCATCCTTATTCTCTGCCAGCTCGCCATAAAACATGGCATGGAAAACAGAGCTCCCCACCGCTAACACAtactgcaggagaggagaggagaagagaatagaagggtggataagagaagagaagggtggagagagaagagaagggtggagagggagagggaagacaagggagaaggaagagaagagataacATAGGAAGGAATAGAGTTACAGCACAAAAAAGCGCATGGGAGCAGAAGGAGAAACGTGTGGCCAAATAAAGGAAAGGGAGAAAACACAGACGAGAAAAGGACAGAATAAGATCAAccagaagagaaagagacagcgagaTATTTGCAGGGAGAGTCAGGCAAAAAAAGGAAATGCAATAGAGAGAAACAAATCGGAGGGCGAATGTGAATGCGAGAGGAAGATTTAGTGTGAGTGGGACGAGGGCAGAcattagagagacagacagagagacaggggagaggaaacGGGCAGAATTAAACTGCCTTAATGCGCACTAGTGTCTGCAGTCGGCTTGATAACAATCTGTTTTTAGCGTACGGGTCATTTTTTTCCCCGCGTTCAGAATCTATACAAGATGGCAGCCGGCACATCCATCTGGCAAACGGTTCCTCTGAGCGCTCTGAATTTCCCACTGCTGCAAAAAAGTTATTATCCTTAATCCTAGCAATTTTACACAACTTGGCAGAACCATTTCAGCACTGTTTTGGG harbors:
- the btbd3b gene encoding BTB/POZ domain-containing protein 3; its protein translation is MSGEIFPTAKKVPASGPGVTTVQQYQQQQNINNNNTIQNCNWQGLYSTIRERNSVMFNNELMADIHFLVGPSRGMQRLPGHRYVLAVGSSVFHAMFYGELAENKDEIRIPDVEPAAFLAMLKYIYCDEIDLCADTVLATLYAAKKYIVPHLARACVNFLETSLSAKNACVLLSQSCLFEEPDLTQRCWEVIDAQAELALKSEGFCDIDVITLESILRRETLNAKEIVVFEAALSWAEAECQRQELTVSIDNKRKVLGKAVFLIRVPTMGLDDFANSAAQSGVLTLNETNDIFLWYTAAKKPELQFACKPRKGLTPQRCHRFQSCAYRSNQWRYRGRCDSIQFAVDKRVFIAGFGLYGSSCGSAEYSAKIELKRQGVLLGQNLSKYFSDGSSNTFPVWFEYPVQIEPDTFYTASVVLDGNELSYFGQEGMTEVQCGKVTFQFQCSSDSTNGTGVQGGQIPELIFYA